A stretch of Prunus dulcis chromosome 6, ALMONDv2, whole genome shotgun sequence DNA encodes these proteins:
- the LOC117632338 gene encoding microfibrillar-associated protein 1-like, translated as MSVTAGVSDTVIAVRDKLRGKIGQTKVKRYWPGKAPEWADDADEDGDIRMSAAASLEKAFPTEEYSDVVRKDDPRLRRLAESRIDNREDARADHRRIRQAEIVSTIEEEAKRQEGLEAEEEDVDALEERRRRIKEKLRQREQEEAPLLSEDEEEVKEEEEEESEYDTDSEEELTGMVMLKPVFVPKSERDTIAERERLEAEERALEESRKRNLEERKRETKQIVVEEIRKDEEIQKGLEQEGNIVDIDTDDEINEAEEYEAWKAREIARIKRDREDREAVIKEKEEIERVRNMTEEERRDWERKHPKAAPQPKQKWRFMQKYYHKGAFFQSEPDDYAATVGTDGIYTRDFSSPTGEDKMDKTILPKVMQVKHFGRSGRTKWTHLVNEDTTDWNNPWTYNDPLRAKYNAKMAGMNTPIVKPKGSKKLKDWESR; from the exons ATGTCGGTAACAGCAGGTGTTAGTGATACTGTGATTGCAGTCAGGGATAAGCTCAGAGGTAAAATTGGGCAAACAAAAGTTAAAAGGTATTGGCCTGGAAAAGCTCCCGAGTGGGCAGATGATGCCGACGAAGATGGGGATATTAGGATGTCCGCAGCTGCTTCATTGGAGAAAGCTTTCCCCACTGAGGAATATTCTGATGTTGTCAGAAAAGATGATCCTAGACTGCGCCGTTTGGCTGAGAGCAGGATAGATAATCGTGAGGATGCCCGAGCTGATCATAGGCGTATCCGGCAAGCTGAGATTGTTTCaacaattgaagaagaagccaagAGGCAGGAAGGGTTAGAAGCGGAGGAAGAGGACGTGGATGCTTTggaggaaagaagaagaaggatcAAGGAGAAGTTGCGTCAAAGGGAGCAAGAAGAAGCTCCACTCCTGTCGGAAGATGAGGAAGAAgtaaaggaagaggaggaagaagagtcTGAGTATGATACTGACTCAGAAGAAGAGCTTACTGGTATGGTGATGCTGAAGCCTGTCTTTGTGCCCAAGTCAGAGAGAGATACTATTGCTGAACGTGAGCGACTTGAGGCTGAAGAACGAGCCCTTGAGGAATCAAGGAAGAGGAATTTGGaggaaaggaagagagagacaaaGCAGATTGTGGTTGAGGAGATTCGGAAGGACGAAGAGATTCAGAAGGGTTTGGAACAGGAAGGAAATATTGTTGATATTGATACTGATGATGAAATAAACGAGGCAGAGGAGTATGAAGCTTGGAAGGCAAGAGAGATAGCCAGGATCAAGAGGGATAGGGAGGACCGGGAAGCAGTGATaaaggagaaggaagagaTTGAAAGGGTTAGAAACATGacagaggaagagaggagggACTGGGAGAGGAAGCATCCGAAAGCTgcaccacaaccaaagcagaAGTGGAGATTTATGCAGAAATATTACCACAAGGGTGCTTTCTTCCAGTCAGAACCTGATGACTATGCTGCAACTGTTGGAACAGATGGAATTTACACACGTGATTTCTCTTCCCCAACTGGAGAAGATAAGATGGACAAAACAATATTGCCCAAGGTCATGCAGGTCAAACATTTTGGTCGTAGTGGAAGGACGAAATGGACGCATCTTGTCAATGAGGATACCACTGATTGGAACAATCC ATGGACGTACAATGATCCTCTTCGAGCGAAGTATAATGCTAAAATGGCAGGAATGAACACGCCTATTGTAAAACCCAAAGGAAGCAAGAAATTGAAGGATTGGGAGTCTCGTTGA